The DNA region TTTAACTCCAGTAATTTCAATATTTAAGTTTTGTGATGTCACTGGAGATATTTTTGATTTGTACTTCTAACCTAatctaataaagtttttaaagtaatccataaatttaacttaaaaaaaataaataaaattacagataAACTAAAAAGCTTAACttaaaaaaagtcttcaaaaaCTCTtataaactacaaataaaaatacatttccttgtcaattatttaaaaaaaataaaattgacatcATCTAACATGTGGAATCATGATAtgaatcaactccaaaccttttcaGACTGACTGAGAACTCTTCGTTGAGATAAATATCATCACAAATACCTGAACACGAAGTTagtcaagaaaacaaactgtccttgaaattgtttttttcactcCTAAGTTTGTCaggttgttttgtgtttgtctgttttgtgtttattttgcttttactcATTGTAAGCCTTCTGGGATCTGATAAATGAAGAACTGCTGGAATTCAGTGAAAATCTAAAGGGCTGTCTCAGCATCCTGGACCATGGATTATTGACTAGAGATGATCTTGTGAAGCTAATTTaatcactttttctttctgaattttGTAACGTTTCATACAGTCAAATATAACTAACTAGTAAAAATAAGAATTAGGCGCTAAAaggaaagtagaaaaaaaggaaacaccATAATCATCTTTTGCTGTAAGTTTTCAagtaaaatgtggaaatatttggAGTTTAGGaaacttgtgttttatttgatgaaacatttcaacacattttcattcACAGCTGAAGAGAAAcactgaaccagagttcagtCCAAGTGATTCCGACCAGAACCGGGGTTAACACTCAGAACAGTTGAGCTTTACAGCGGCACTCCTCTGGTTTACAGGACGATGCAGATCATGGCTTTGACATGTAAAAGGTCAAATGTGAGGTGAAGAGGAGAAGTGGCTCCTGCAGTGTGTTGCTAATGTGCATTATTTGCATCGACTGCCCCCTGCAGCTCTGCACATGTCACCATGCAGGCTGCTGACGCTGCAGCTCTCTGCACAGGAAAGACGCCGACGTCTCTGAACGCTGgcagaaaccagaaccagtttcCACTCAGGTAAACATCTACTACTGTTTACAAGAACATCCTAACTGGTTTTGTTTGATGCTGCAAAACTTTgctttgtattttctttcatttatctgaattaaaaattcaattcaaaatactttactgGTCCCAAAGgggaattaaatgttgttgtagctCACACTAATTCAAATTGTCAGAGTTGTTGCAGATAGTGATGATTAAGCTCAagtataaatgaaacatttttgtttcaaaacaatcTTTACTATAAGGTTTGTTGATTCACTatgtatttgttgaaaatgttcagcAAATATTGAAGGTGGCATCCAGTAGAGGTGcagtttgtgtatttgtttcaccacagtaaaataaaaacaactgcaaaaacacaacattttacaaaacattttggtttagCTTCTAGTTCAAAGATCTTAGCActtgaaaaaaagacaacaaaaaaagatgtagcagcttattttaagtaattaattaattaattaattaatattgatgaaaaagttattattccactggcagattatttcacttatagtgtgggaaaaataaccttttataagtgaaataatctgaaagtggtactagtattttttcatcaatattaaggaattattgctGCTAtacttgctgaaatgttacttttaatttagtttcgtcttatttcaagtgcactgagatatttgcattgGAAACTGGACCACTTGGTGggattttgtgtctttgctGGGCAGCCTGAACTGAAAATGGATGAGTCTGATAATTCAGCTCCCTGTTACCATGACGACCATCCAACATGACTCATCCCCGATGTGCCGCTGCGTCTTTTCACACCGTAACGCCTCCGTGTCTCTGCTCTGATCGCtcggcctcctcctcctcctccttcgtagcagcagcagcagagttttCGCCGCTGCAGTGGCATGATGGGAAGCCGCCATCACACCGGCGTCACGCCTCACCTGGAGAGAAACGACAGGCAGGCAGGAATCAGGAAATACTCAACATCCCTCCATTTATTCTCTAGAGATGGTTTGAGCTGTGGGGAGAAGAAGAGTACCCTGAGAGAACAATTTATCACCCAttattgacagaaaataaatagattGTGTTTCATTTCTTATGTTCATGACAGAATAAATAACCAGGTGAGTTTATAATGTCTTAAAATGAGACTAAAGCTACATTTACAGGCAgtttaaagctcaaaagagtAAAATCCACCTAAATGTCAGTTGTGttgtaacaattttttttttacaatttgaaCATCATAATTACTGATTTACTGGTTTATAATTATGATACTGATTTACAGTTATGATTTCTGGATAAAGAATGCTGCTCACGCCTGTTCAGCTCTGATCAGTGACTCAACATGAATGCGGCACAGCAGAGCATGAATCCTGTGTATCCTGGGAGCAAAGGTTGGGAGATCTTTGCATGGTAGCTGATAAAACGTTCCTCCGTTCTGCTGGGAAACCGGGTCAAGTTTCCACCCTGAGCCTCCAGGATTCCTGCTCCACCCTGCTGGGCCTCAACAGGCTTTTATTGGTGCCAGTCAGAGTTTGGTACAAACTTCTGACATTTCCTTAactaactttttggaaaaatgtacttttagagTATATTTACCAAAATTTGAACACAACTTTAGATTTCTGAATTGTGAATATGTTTTCaaccttaaaggggcagtattatatgttttccaggcacacattTATAGCATAATAAATAtcaatgttaccttcagttgctatgtgcaatatgggcaaccgcccagggcagCATATTAAGAGGGGAGGCATGAGATCCCATCTAACGACTAGGACCGCCTATGATCAAATACgacataaaagaaatttgacttgacgccttgaaattggacatttgtctctttaagaagctcctgctttttctggagctccgccttcaggaagttgtCACAACATGACTCCTTAATTAACCCTTTAACGACATTTTGACCAGCGGTGAACTGAGGacacattttgatatttttgacaGCTAACCTGACAACATTGTTTTGGATAAGGTTCCATTATTTACAGTAATTTCACCAATTTTACGTCAAAATGTTGCACTTACTGTGTTGTACAGTAATGTTAtggattctgtgttttcttctaTCTCTTTTATCTACTTACATGCACAAGCTGCAGCTGACATAACcatgtttatgtgtgactgtCGCCAGTCATACATAAACAGACTGAAGCTGATTAGACTACCCTTTAGGGAGGGAACATTTTGATTAGAAGAATAAAGGTTAAACTCTACAATCTTTGCCTCACCTGGTTACCTCCACCAGGTGAGCTAAGTGACGCCCAGCGCTGGACGGTGAATGTAACTCTGTATCTGATCCATGACATGTATGGCTTGTAATTTTTCagcctgtttttatatttaaccaCATCTCATTATTTTGCAAGGTAATTTACTTTACAGCTACACCTGAATTTCCTccctgtgggacaataaagaatatttttattgtgttggGTTAACAGGAGGCGGGTGATTCCATTTTTATGTAGAGGACTTTCATCTGTAACTGAAACGGCTTTTTTGATTTTACGTTAAAACGTGTTTGAatatctgaaacatttcctgATTCAAATTTTTAGATGAATTTCAAGTTTTCAAAGTTCAACAATGGTAAGAAACAACATTTCAACCTGAAAACCTGGTAGAGTTGGAACAAAGATTGTTCTGAATGACTGTTGGATGCTCCTGCTACCGCCTGGAACTCCTTCCTGACCCTCTGGGTGCTGGACTGTTTTGCTGAGGAGGTTTACTTTAGTTTGCTGCGAACGGAGCGGGAGAACCTGTTGACTGCACTTAGAATCAGGCCAGGCTGCATTTTTACACCCGTATTTTAAAAGATTGTTGCTCAACGCGGCGGGAGTGTTTTGTTCTCTTGATTAGAGGTGTCGCTCCTTACGTTTCCTTTCAGCCTTCCAGCCTGACGGGTTTGGTGCACCCAAGTTCAGCCTGTCTGGACTTGACCTTCAATGGactgaaagcagcagcagcagcagagttaaACTGGTTTGCATGCTGAGCAGTTCAGTCCAGGTTTCAGCCCAACTTTCCTTCTGCAGAATCGCTTTTAATCACTTCAATCAGACCTTGAATATGCGTCTGCCGGCTCTTACAAAAGCGTCTGAAgaacaataaaactttttacGCTCTGTTTTCTCTCAGACTGTTTAAATGCAAATCTCTGTCCTCTGAATTAATCTGATGATTCAATCATTCCTCCCAGTGATACCAGTGGGGGTTGTGTGGTGGAAACCAGTCTGAAAgctgttaaatattaaatgttgcACTTAATCAGCCTTTATACCTGACTCATGATTATAATTGTTCCCAATAGTTCTGCGTCCCAGCAGAACAAAAACCcccaacaacaaataaattcattttaaaaataaacttaataaacaaatattttctgtacttAATTCATAAAATATTGTCCCTTTAGCTAAAACACAAATCAAtacttttatgctttttaaaaaagaaaaaacatgtatttttcctctttgtgtAACTTTACATAAACTTTGTATAAAACATGTTCTATTTTCAAGCAAAATGGACATATTAGTATTTGACATAGTTATATGGGTTGTTAttacagtcattttaaaaaattgattaCAGTTTTGGAACTGTTTGGGcaaaaaaatgtcttcctgGTTCTACTGCCAAtcacaataaagtattttaattgttattttgaTCATTGTTTGCTGTAATGTTGGtacttttgttatattttgagcTGGAGGAAAACTTCAAGTaacatatttctatattttaatagtttaaaagctgaaaactgtAATAATTTTGTGTTGTATAGTCGTCAACATTTCACTCAAAAGTAAATTACTTTGACCTTTATATTGGAGCGTTACAAATATCTCTGTTAACATGAATTTAAACTCttgtaattttatataaaaaattctCAGTTGTGTAACTTTGCACGgatatgaaataattattttattaaccaGACTgggagtatttttttattttacatttaattattcaGATAATTTCCAGggttttgcatttaatttaatttaatttaattgattaGTAATAGACCAAAAACACCCACTTTTTAGAAAAGTTACTGTTCAATgcaagtattttaaaatatttttcagtaaagtagatatttaaaaatatatagataaaaTGCTGGGTTGCTTATTCTGTTTATACTGAAAGTGTGGATATATTTTAACTGCATACTTTCATCTTCAGGTGTCAGGAGTAAAGTGGACgtgttgttttgtgtgtgaACTCCAATGCCAGCTGAGGAAACGCCACCACGCGTGTTTTAGTCTCCATCCGCCCAGCTTCTGACGTCATGACGTTTTTTACAGGAATACGCGTGATTTGCGGGGTTTTGCGAGGAGGGAGGATGACGGACCCTCCAGGCCGCCTCCCATGCAGTATAAAACCTCCCAGTCCGACTCCACACTTCCTCTTTCTGTTACCTGGCTAAGGGGCAGCAGCTTTGGCCGTGAAAACCCAGAAACACCGGTGAGTTCAGCTCTGATTCATTCATTTACCAGAAATCACGACGTAGGCCTCGAAGCGGCGTTTTACCCGCTAATGAGAAAACGTCCTCGGTTTGTTCCTAATCTAAGCATATCGGAACTTTACGTTTACTGTTATGTAACCTGTGTAGTTTTTCCACTTAGAATTGGATGTTAAACGTATGGAAAATGTTGTTTAACCGGGTTAAATATGACAGGAAGAATTTTTGTTTTCGTGAAGTTTAATAGTTTAGGATTAGAAAATGCGCTAAAAAGGGAGGGTATGTGGAGAAAATGAACAAAGGAGGCAGGGAAAATCCCACATCCGAGGATGCTTTGTTGGCATCTGGTCCCTCTCCTCCTGGGAACAACTGGTCGGGTTTCCCAGTAACAGGTGTGGGAGTCTGGACCAGGATGGACTCTGGATATTTGGAGGTCTTTGTAACTTTATCCGACGTGGCCCAGGCAGTAACACGTGTCTCAGGCTGGCCTGGGGCCCGCTGCGGCCTAGCAGTCTCCGCCTTTTAGCAAAGCAGTCGgctaaagaaaaatatcaacgTAATGTAGAAATGCGGTTTTGGAACGCGAAATTTCTCATGTTGACCCGATTTAAAGACTTTAATAACAGTACATACTCTTGAGTAATGACCGATTAAAACCGGCTTAAGCCTGTTTTGCTTCGACCGACGCCTCTATGTTGGCTCATTTATCTGTTAGCTTCCCTATTAAACCCTTTAAGCTAAAATGGCTAATGTggtttttgcttattttaaacagaaactaaaacaatGGGAAAGGAAAAGACCCACATCAACATCGTGGTCATTGGCCATGTCGACTCCGGCAAGTCCACCTCCACCGGCCACCTGATCTACAAATGCGGAGGAATCGACAAGAGAACCATCGAGAAGTTCGAGAAGGAAGCCGCTGAGGTGagagaaacttttattttccttaaatcCAACTTTTAAGGAGGTTTTAGACACGTCCAAGATGGCGGCGTCGGCATGCCCAACTGCCCGGCACGAGGGGTGTAGCTGTAGCTGTGTGCGCGCACGCGGGGTGGGGCCTGCCGGCGGCAACGGCTAGTGGTGACTGTGCATTTTATCCAGAGTAGGCCGCAGACCATTTAACGGAAACTGGATCTTATGAATTTGAAACTTAGAatttataaatacaaaagtgctccagtttaaatttaacaaaaaaagcacatttttgtaGAAGTTCAGAACCCCATTTTTAAAACCCACATGCATAAACACTGAAACAGTTTCAGTTAGATGAACTGAATGACCTTTAAATGATCAATTTGTAAGCAAGtgtttaaaaattagttttgtttaaatagTTCAGAATCAATTAATACTGTACCAACAGAGCTTAAAAATAATGaagttaaagtaaaatgtacatGTATGTAAATAAGTATGCTTGTATAAACATTTACAAGATGTCAACTGTATACCAAATAAACGATTATCTGGAGATCAATTTAGAAAAGTTGCCTACTACCACTCAGCTCAAATAGTTTTGTAATACTTAAACAAGGCAAAAAGAATACTTCCCATCAAACTTATTGACACCATAATGGGTCTAGTAATTTACCTGTAAATAAGTTTTCTTAAAtcctttaaatgcattttaatttccttgACAAATATTTACTCTAATAATGAAGTTAAACcaacttttctcttttgtaaGATGGGAAAAGGCTCCTTCAAGTACGCCTGGGTGTTGGACAAACTGAAGGCCGAGCGTGAGCGTGGTATCACCATCGACATCGCTCTGTGGAAGTTTGAGACCGGCAAGTACTACGTGACCATCATTGATGCTCCTGGACACAGGGACTTCATCAAGAACATGATCACTGGTACCTCCCAGGTAAGAACCCACAATACTAGATTGACTAGTTTAATTTTGGAATGTTTGAATCTAAAGTGACTCTTAAATCTCCAGGCTGACTGCGCCGTCCTGATCGTTGCTGCTGGTGTTGGTGAGTTTGAGGCTGGTATCTCCAAGAACGGTCAGACCCGTGAGCACGCCCTGCTGGCCTTCACCCTGGGTGTGAAGCAGCTCATCGTTGGTGTCAACAAGATGGACTCCACTGAGCCCCCTTACAGCCAGGCCCGTTTTGAGGAAATCCAAAAGGAAGTGAGCACCTACATCAAGAAGATCGGCTACAACCCTGCCGCTGTTGCCTTCGTCCCCATCTCTGGATGGCACGGAGACAACATGCTGGAGGCCAGTACCAAGGTGAGACCTCGGAACCAAATGGGaatctgttttttggggggttacTGAGGAAGAATacaaactcttttcttttttttctgtgattgtAGATGAACTGGTTCAAAGGATGGAAGGTTGAGCGCAAGGATGGCAATGCCAACGGAACCACTCTCCTGGATGCCTTGGATGCCATCCTGCCACCTTCCCGTCCCACAGACAAGCCCCTTCGTCTGCCCCTGCAGGACGTCTACAAGATTGGCGGTAAGAAACCCTAAACAAAGTGTGTTTTGCATAATTTGAACTTACTGCAGTgcatttgatatatatatttttttccccccaggcATTGGAACTGTCCCAGTCGGTCGTGTTGAGACCGGTGTCCTGAAGCCCGGCATGGTCGTCACCTTCGCTCCCCCTAACCTGACCACTGAAGTGAAATCCGTGGAGATGCACCACGAGTCTCTAACTGAAGCCGTGCCCGGTGACAATGTTGGCTTCAACGTCAAGAACGTCTCAGTCAAGGAAATCCGTCGTGGATACGTCGCTGGAGACAGCAAGAACGACCCACCCAAGGCCGCCGACAGCTTCAATGCTCAGGTTGGTGCAGCTCACCTGATGAATAAACAAGACTCTGCTTTGGCGTTGTAGGTTTCTAACTCTGGACTCGTCCACAGGTCATCATCCTGAACCACCCAGGTCAGATCAACGAGGGTTATGCCCCCGTTCTGGACTGCCACACCGCTCACATTGCCTGCAAGTTCAAGGAGCTGATTGAGAAGATCGACCGTCGTTCCGGCAAGAAGCTTGAGGACAACCCCAAGTTCGTCAAGTCTGGTGACGCCGCCATCGTCAAGCTGATCCCCCAGAAGCCCATGGTGGTGGAGCCCTTCTCCAACTACCCTCCCCTTGGTAGGAACCTGCCTCTGTCTCATTCAAACCAGTTCTACAGTTAATGTAATATTAGTATATTGCAGTATTGTCTAACATCACCTACCCTGTGTTCCAGGTCGTTTTGCCGTGCGTGACATGAGGCAGACTGTGGCTGTCGGAGTCATCAAGGCCGTCGACACCAAGGAAGTTTCCGGAAAGACGACCAAGGCTGCAGAGAAGGCCcagaagaagaaatgaatgGTCGTGCAGGACATCCAACATCAAGACGCGTGCCGGCAGCTGCGGGCCATCCCCTCCCCTGTCTCCTCGTACCACCCTGGGTCATCTTCTCCGAGGCACAGCTCTCTACTCAAGGACTGGCTTATGCTGATTAAAACCCATCGCAAAAGTTTCCGCAGGAAAAAAGAACTCTGGCATTGTCACCCAAGTCAAAAGACAGTGCCTCTTCTCAGTTCAGTTTGAGTTGGAAATGGTTTAGAACTGTAtctcaatgtttaaaaaatgccaCAAATTAATTGGAAAGAAAGCTGCTGGtaactaataaatgtttctgaaaaaattGCAATTGGCGTGTCTGGCATCCTTTAGCTGGGGGTGGATGGTTGGTCTGAAGCGGGGTGCAGCTGTTCCTGACCATGCCATCCACTGACACGGTCATCTCTCAGCCAATGGCACCTCTTGGTTTGAGTGAGGGAACCAACCAAGAAGCAGCGCAGCCCTCCCTCCATGTCCAGTATAAAAACTCAACTCGGCTCCAGTTCGGTccttttttgtctcttctttaACTCGGACCTTTTGGCTGCTGGACTAAGGTTGGTGAAACTGTTTTGAAC from Xiphophorus hellerii strain 12219 chromosome 13, Xiphophorus_hellerii-4.1, whole genome shotgun sequence includes:
- the LOC116731908 gene encoding elongation factor 1-alpha; this encodes MGKEKTHINIVVIGHVDSGKSTSTGHLIYKCGGIDKRTIEKFEKEAAEMGKGSFKYAWVLDKLKAERERGITIDIALWKFETGKYYVTIIDAPGHRDFIKNMITGTSQADCAVLIVAAGVGEFEAGISKNGQTREHALLAFTLGVKQLIVGVNKMDSTEPPYSQARFEEIQKEVSTYIKKIGYNPAAVAFVPISGWHGDNMLEASTKMNWFKGWKVERKDGNANGTTLLDALDAILPPSRPTDKPLRLPLQDVYKIGGIGTVPVGRVETGVLKPGMVVTFAPPNLTTEVKSVEMHHESLTEAVPGDNVGFNVKNVSVKEIRRGYVAGDSKNDPPKAADSFNAQVIILNHPGQINEGYAPVLDCHTAHIACKFKELIEKIDRRSGKKLEDNPKFVKSGDAAIVKLIPQKPMVVEPFSNYPPLGRFAVRDMRQTVAVGVIKAVDTKEVSGKTTKAAEKAQKKK